The following are encoded in a window of Vicugna pacos chromosome 28, VicPac4, whole genome shotgun sequence genomic DNA:
- the LOC140690084 gene encoding uncharacterized protein — protein sequence MSRHTPGAERWKACTALGIYTPGPAHSCLCTHRCLHTPGPAHSWTCAHLGLHDPGHVHTWACTLFYLLPPVTAYSWACKLQVLHNPGTAQFVPALCCDGPHLSCTLLGLNTTGPAHSWACTLLALHTPGPAFSWACPQLGRPSPGPTYSWACTLLGLLPLVPAHTWVCSLLGLLPPVTAYCWASTVFGIHTPGPAVSQASAPSSDTLTSLHTPGTAQYRACTHLSLHTPRPANSWVSSLLYLHTPGPAQSRACRLLGLHTPGPALSWTSAQQGLHEHRPINSWACTLCTYTLLGLHIPGHALSWACTLQGLHTPEPAHSCDCILLGLQTPGPAHPLACPIWPCPLL from the coding sequence atgtcccggcacactcctggggcggaaCGCTggaaggcctgcacagccctgggcatatacactcctgggcctgcacactcctgtctctgcacacaccggtgtcttcacacacctgggcctgcacactcctggacctgcgcacacctgggcctgcatgatcctgggcatgtacacacctgggcctgcacactcttttacctgctccctcctgtgactgcatactcctgggcctgcaaacttcaggtcctgcacaatcctggcactgcccaatttgtccctgccctctgctgtgatggccctcacctgtcctgcacactcctgggccttaacactactggccctgcacactcttgggcatgcacacttctggccctgcacactcctgggcctgccttctcctgggcctgcccgcaactcggccggccctcccctggacccacatactcttgggcctgcacactactgggactgctcccacttgtgcctgcacacacctgggtctgctcactactcggtctgctccctcctgtgactgcatactgctgggcaagcacagtcttcggcatacacacccctggccctgccgtaTCCCAGGCCAGCGCCCCCTCGTCCGACACTCTcacaagcctgcacactcctgggactgcacaatacagggcctgtacgcatctatccctacacactcctaggcctgcaaactcctgggtatcctccctcctgtacctacacactcctgggcctgcacaatccagggcctgcagactcctgggactgcacacaccagggcctgcactctcctggacctctgcacaacagggcctgcacgaacatcggCCTAttaactcctgggcttgcacactctgtacctacacactcctgggcctgcacattccagggcatgccctctcctgggcctgcacactccaaggactgcacacacctgagcctgctcactcctgtgactgcatactcctcggcctacaaactcctggtcctgcacaccccttggcctgccccatttggccctgccctctcctgtga